A single window of Thermocrinis jamiesonii DNA harbors:
- a CDS encoding AAA family ATPase, giving the protein MFSENMLSAKSLEYLNRAKELARSQQDTKVDTDHLLLVMLADEKSALRKYLERRGIEPKEFLKRIGDYLNKVKSQIQKVAEQEAKHLIDLRSKIMQIKSDIGQVQIELERLKRAKEELKRELDRARRYGDYWSLRELEVEYARLERIESQYRAQLDSVEKSLTGVFRQEDVKAFLENKLSIDGLVKKALEQSPVLEQLKEIGLSPERFKDIVYQKVFGIVPAFDYSQNLVKVMERAQDLAVEEGKAQVEPYHIASALLEVEESVGNKLLKESLGGEKMKDVSQELKEEERSALERFGTNLTQLAKEGKLDPVIGREREINQVIEVLLRKSKNNPVLVGDPGVGKTAIVEGLAQRIANKEVPAELQDKEIIAIDMGSLVAGSKYRGEFEERLKSLLEEVKQKSNVILFIDEIHTVVGAGRAEGSLDAGNMLKPALARGEIRLIGATTVDEYRKYIEKDPALERRFQPIYVDEPSEEETIEILKGLRPRLENHHKVKISDEAIESAVKLTKRFVTFRKLPDKAIDALDQACARKKLSVISVPPEVQELERKIKALDEEIQKAFLEGDYEKEAQLKIKKVQLEKEKQDLLSKLGSADLRIQEIKRRMEELDSEIIKASEKGDYEREANLKIEKIKLEKELKELESAKSQQLVVSAEDVAQVVSEWTGIPLSKLKEEEMERLLRLEEELHKRVIDQEHAVRAVAQAIRRARAGLKDPKRPIASFLFLGPTGVGKTELSKALAELLFGEEDALIRLDMSEFKEEHSVAKLIGAPPGYVGYEEGGKLTEAVRRKPYSVLLLDEVEKAHPRVFDLFLQVLDDGRLTDSHGRTVDFRNTVIIMTSNIGSQYLLSLPLDGEEKKIEEEFEKAKEKVLEELRYYFRPEFLNRIDEIIVFKPLTMKELLQIIDLLIANINKRLAEKNISIELSEEAKKHLVKLGYEPAYGARPLKRTLQRYLENPLAEKIIKGEIKEGDRVRVEYENGNLVFERV; this is encoded by the coding sequence ATGTTCAGTGAAAATATGCTTTCTGCAAAGTCTTTGGAATACCTAAACAGAGCAAAGGAGTTGGCAAGATCTCAGCAGGACACTAAAGTGGATACAGACCATCTGCTTTTGGTAATGCTTGCTGATGAGAAGTCCGCTCTTAGAAAATATCTTGAAAGGAGGGGGATTGAGCCAAAAGAGTTTCTCAAAAGGATCGGAGATTATCTAAACAAGGTAAAGTCCCAAATTCAAAAGGTAGCGGAACAAGAAGCTAAGCACCTTATAGACCTAAGAAGCAAGATAATGCAGATAAAGTCGGACATAGGACAAGTTCAAATAGAGTTGGAAAGGCTAAAAAGGGCAAAAGAGGAGCTAAAAAGGGAGTTAGATAGGGCAAGAAGGTATGGGGACTACTGGAGCCTTAGGGAGTTGGAGGTAGAATACGCAAGGCTTGAAAGGATAGAATCCCAATATAGGGCTCAGTTGGATAGCGTAGAGAAGAGTTTGACTGGAGTCTTTAGACAGGAGGATGTTAAAGCTTTCTTGGAAAATAAACTTTCCATAGATGGTTTGGTTAAAAAGGCTTTAGAACAATCTCCTGTTTTGGAACAGCTAAAAGAGATTGGGTTGTCTCCTGAGAGGTTCAAAGACATAGTCTATCAGAAGGTGTTTGGTATTGTGCCAGCTTTTGACTATTCTCAGAACCTCGTAAAGGTGATGGAAAGAGCGCAGGACCTTGCGGTGGAAGAGGGAAAGGCACAGGTAGAACCCTATCACATAGCCAGCGCTTTGCTTGAAGTGGAGGAATCGGTAGGTAATAAACTATTAAAAGAAAGCTTAGGAGGTGAAAAGATGAAGGACGTAAGCCAAGAGTTGAAAGAGGAAGAACGCTCTGCGTTGGAAAGGTTTGGTACAAACCTGACTCAGCTTGCCAAGGAAGGTAAGTTGGACCCGGTTATAGGCAGAGAAAGGGAGATAAATCAGGTTATAGAAGTGCTTTTGAGGAAGTCCAAAAACAATCCAGTTTTGGTGGGTGACCCAGGTGTGGGAAAAACTGCCATAGTGGAAGGACTGGCCCAAAGAATAGCCAACAAGGAGGTTCCAGCAGAGCTACAGGACAAAGAGATTATAGCCATAGACATGGGTTCCTTGGTGGCAGGTTCCAAATATAGGGGTGAGTTTGAAGAGAGGCTGAAAAGCCTTTTGGAAGAAGTAAAACAGAAGTCTAACGTAATACTGTTTATAGATGAAATTCACACGGTGGTTGGTGCTGGAAGGGCTGAGGGTTCTTTGGATGCAGGGAACATGCTAAAGCCTGCCTTGGCAAGGGGTGAGATAAGGCTTATTGGTGCTACTACCGTAGATGAATACAGAAAGTACATAGAAAAGGACCCTGCTTTGGAAAGGAGGTTCCAACCTATATACGTAGATGAACCCAGCGAAGAAGAAACTATAGAGATCCTTAAAGGTCTGCGCCCAAGATTGGAAAACCATCACAAGGTGAAAATATCGGATGAAGCCATAGAGAGTGCGGTAAAGCTAACCAAAAGGTTTGTTACCTTTAGAAAACTACCGGACAAAGCTATAGATGCTTTGGATCAGGCCTGCGCAAGGAAAAAGCTTTCGGTGATTTCTGTCCCTCCGGAGGTTCAAGAGCTTGAAAGAAAGATAAAAGCTCTTGATGAGGAGATCCAAAAGGCTTTTCTTGAAGGAGACTACGAAAAGGAAGCCCAACTGAAGATAAAGAAAGTCCAGCTTGAGAAGGAAAAGCAGGATCTACTTTCCAAATTGGGAAGCGCGGACCTTAGGATCCAAGAAATCAAAAGAAGGATGGAAGAGTTAGACAGCGAAATTATCAAAGCTTCCGAAAAGGGAGACTACGAAAGAGAAGCAAACTTAAAGATAGAAAAGATCAAACTTGAAAAGGAACTTAAAGAGTTAGAAAGTGCCAAAAGCCAACAGTTGGTAGTTAGTGCAGAAGACGTTGCCCAAGTGGTTTCTGAATGGACCGGAATTCCCCTCTCCAAGCTAAAAGAAGAAGAGATGGAAAGGCTGTTAAGGCTTGAAGAAGAGCTTCACAAAAGAGTTATAGACCAAGAACATGCGGTTAGGGCGGTAGCACAGGCTATAAGAAGGGCAAGGGCAGGACTGAAGGATCCAAAGAGACCCATAGCCAGTTTCCTGTTTTTGGGTCCCACCGGTGTAGGAAAGACGGAGCTTTCAAAAGCACTGGCAGAACTTCTTTTTGGAGAAGAGGACGCTCTTATAAGACTTGATATGTCTGAGTTTAAAGAAGAACATAGCGTAGCAAAGCTCATAGGCGCTCCTCCAGGATACGTGGGCTATGAAGAAGGCGGAAAACTCACAGAAGCAGTAAGAAGAAAACCATACTCTGTGCTTCTTTTAGACGAAGTAGAAAAAGCTCATCCCAGGGTCTTTGACCTATTTTTGCAAGTGCTGGACGACGGAAGGCTGACAGATTCACACGGAAGAACGGTAGATTTTAGAAATACGGTTATCATCATGACCTCCAACATAGGCTCCCAATATCTTCTCAGCCTTCCCCTTGATGGAGAAGAAAAGAAGATAGAGGAGGAGTTTGAAAAGGCCAAAGAAAAAGTGTTAGAGGAACTGAGATACTACTTTAGGCCAGAGTTTCTAAACAGGATAGACGAGATTATAGTCTTCAAGCCTTTGACCATGAAGGAACTACTTCAGATAATAGACCTGCTAATAGCCAACATTAACAAACGTCTTGCGGAGAAGAACATAAGTATAGAGCTATCGGAAGAAGCTAAGAAACATTTGGTTAAGTTAGGATACGAACCTGCTTACGGCGCAAGGCCCTTGAAGAGAACCCTTCAGAGATACTTAGAGAATCCTTTGGCAGAGAAGATAATAAAGGGTGAAATAAAGGAAGGGGACAGAGTGCGTGTGGAATATGAAAATGGAAATCTTGTGTTTGAAAGGGTATAA
- the serA gene encoding phosphoglycerate dehydrogenase, translating to MFRILITDPISEKGIEILRREQDFEVDYEPDITYQELLEVVKGYDCIITRSRTPVTAELLERAENLKVIGRAGVGVDNIDIEEASKRGILVINTPGANTIGATELTIAHMLCVIRNFHMAHNSMLEGKWDRKKFMGTELYGKTLGIIGLGNIGSQVAIRCKAFGMKVFAYDPYIPKEKAERLGVKLFDDLREMLKQVDILTIHAPLTHETKHMITRKEFELMKDGAILINCARGGIVKDEDLIWALETGKLGGVGLDVYSVEPPPYEFIEKLKKFPNVSLSPHIGANTYESQENVAVIIAQQVVKALRGQTVEYAVNAPFPDLSVLTLIKPHLDLAEKMGKFLVQWAEEGIKEVHIEVRGDIAEHFHPIASAVLMGILKEIVDFPINIINASYVARDRGLKVEELTSTETVDFKHYVKVVAKSDGTEKVVVGTVLEGNIPRIVQIDKYRVDVEPEGIMLLFENKDVPGVIGKIGTMLGKANVNIAGFRLGRERKGGIALGILNLDDQVPEEVLEEIKKLPEILFVKQVTV from the coding sequence ATGTTTAGAATTCTTATTACAGATCCCATTTCAGAAAAGGGTATTGAGATACTGAGAAGGGAACAAGACTTTGAGGTAGATTATGAACCGGATATTACCTATCAGGAGCTTTTGGAGGTGGTAAAGGGATATGACTGCATAATAACAAGAAGCAGAACACCGGTTACTGCGGAGCTTCTGGAAAGAGCAGAAAACTTGAAGGTGATTGGAAGAGCTGGCGTAGGTGTGGATAACATAGATATTGAGGAAGCTTCAAAAAGGGGCATTTTAGTTATAAACACACCCGGTGCAAATACTATAGGTGCTACAGAGCTTACCATAGCCCACATGTTATGCGTTATAAGAAACTTTCATATGGCTCATAACTCCATGCTGGAGGGGAAGTGGGATAGAAAGAAGTTTATGGGAACAGAGTTATACGGAAAAACCTTAGGAATAATAGGTTTGGGAAATATCGGTTCTCAGGTAGCTATCAGGTGCAAAGCCTTCGGAATGAAGGTTTTTGCTTATGATCCATACATTCCAAAGGAAAAGGCCGAAAGACTTGGGGTAAAACTCTTTGATGATTTGAGAGAAATGTTAAAACAGGTGGATATTCTAACTATTCACGCTCCGCTGACACACGAAACCAAACATATGATAACGAGGAAAGAGTTTGAACTGATGAAGGATGGAGCCATATTGATCAACTGTGCAAGAGGTGGAATAGTAAAGGACGAAGATTTAATTTGGGCTTTAGAGACAGGTAAGCTTGGGGGAGTAGGACTGGATGTCTATTCAGTGGAACCTCCACCTTATGAGTTTATAGAAAAGCTCAAAAAATTTCCCAACGTTTCCCTCTCACCTCACATAGGAGCTAATACTTACGAATCTCAAGAAAATGTGGCAGTTATAATAGCTCAGCAGGTTGTTAAAGCCCTTAGGGGTCAAACAGTAGAATATGCGGTGAATGCTCCCTTTCCAGACCTTTCTGTGCTTACTCTCATAAAGCCTCACTTGGATCTGGCTGAGAAAATGGGTAAATTTTTGGTGCAATGGGCTGAAGAAGGAATAAAGGAGGTGCATATAGAGGTTAGAGGAGACATTGCAGAACACTTTCATCCCATAGCTTCTGCGGTTTTGATGGGGATCCTAAAAGAGATTGTGGATTTTCCAATAAACATAATAAATGCAAGCTATGTAGCCAGAGACAGAGGTTTAAAAGTTGAGGAACTAACATCTACGGAAACGGTAGATTTTAAGCACTACGTAAAAGTTGTTGCCAAGTCAGATGGCACTGAAAAGGTAGTAGTTGGCACTGTGTTGGAAGGCAATATTCCACGCATCGTGCAGATAGACAAATACAGAGTGGATGTAGAGCCTGAAGGGATAATGCTTTTGTTTGAAAACAAAGACGTGCCAGGGGTAATAGGAAAGATAGGGACCATGCTTGGAAAAGCAAATGTAAATATTGCAGGATTTAGGCTTGGAAGAGAAAGAAAAGGTGGGATAGCCCTTGGGATTCTAAACTTGGATGATCAAGTGCCAGAAGAGGTGCTGGAGGAAATTAAAAAGCTTCCGGAGATCTTGTTTGTAAAACAGGTGACAGTCTGA
- the pdxA gene encoding 4-hydroxythreonine-4-phosphate dehydrogenase PdxA: MLKIGITIGDPAGVGPELIIKLSEHFDKEKAYIIYGEEKILRACARELGKSFEANLINTPEEVEKPGVYIVDLNISEVEKPEPSFTSGKVAVAYLGRIAVDAVYGKIDGLLTMPISKFWAKLAGFSFEGQTEFLAQAFGIKDYAMLMYSEKLKVCLLSTHLSLKEAIEKVTKQNIVSKVKLIAKEYEKWFGYEPSVGILGLNPHAGEGGLIGEEEVKEILPAIEELRSEGYKVEGPLSPDSAFLSKSCDVFLCMYHDQGLIPFKLLAFKDGVNMTLGIPIPRTSPDHGTAYDIAWKGIADLSPSLHALRLCEELAKLRKQGRANP, encoded by the coding sequence ATGCTTAAAATAGGCATAACCATCGGAGACCCCGCAGGTGTAGGGCCGGAGCTCATAATTAAACTAAGCGAACACTTTGATAAAGAAAAGGCTTACATCATATATGGAGAAGAAAAAATACTAAGAGCCTGTGCAAGGGAATTGGGTAAAAGCTTTGAAGCGAACCTGATAAATACTCCTGAGGAGGTTGAAAAACCCGGCGTTTATATCGTTGATCTAAACATCTCCGAAGTGGAGAAACCTGAGCCTTCTTTTACCTCCGGAAAGGTGGCGGTAGCTTACTTGGGAAGGATAGCAGTAGATGCGGTTTATGGAAAGATAGATGGTCTTCTTACTATGCCTATAAGCAAGTTTTGGGCTAAGTTAGCGGGGTTTTCTTTTGAAGGTCAAACTGAATTTTTAGCTCAGGCCTTTGGTATCAAAGACTACGCCATGCTGATGTATTCGGAAAAGTTAAAAGTGTGCCTGCTTTCAACCCACCTTTCTTTGAAGGAAGCCATAGAAAAGGTTACAAAACAAAACATTGTCAGTAAGGTAAAGCTTATAGCTAAGGAGTATGAAAAATGGTTTGGTTATGAGCCTTCCGTTGGAATACTTGGCTTGAACCCCCATGCGGGAGAAGGTGGGCTTATAGGAGAGGAAGAAGTTAAGGAGATCCTTCCTGCAATAGAGGAGTTAAGATCGGAAGGTTACAAAGTGGAGGGACCTTTGTCTCCAGATTCTGCCTTTTTAAGCAAAAGCTGTGATGTGTTTTTGTGTATGTATCACGACCAAGGGCTTATACCCTTTAAGCTTTTGGCTTTTAAAGATGGAGTTAATATGACACTTGGCATTCCTATCCCTCGCACCTCTCCAGATCACGGAACCGCCTACGACATAGCCTGGAAAGGGATAGCAGACCTTTCTCCTTCCTTACACGCCCTAAGGCTTTGCGAAGAGCTTGCCAAACTAAGAAAACAGGGCAGAGCCAATCCTTAA
- a CDS encoding YggS family pyridoxal phosphate-dependent enzyme: protein MVCQNVQRIEERILQACQRSGRSREEIILLGASKYADAEKIRQAYQCGVKVFGESRAQDFLKKLELLKDLPIDWHFIGRLQTNKVKYIIDKVSLIHSVDRPNLAEEINKRAEKIQKVQDVLIEVNVGGEETKGGVSPEELKNLFEYCLNLKNIRVLGLMAIPPYEEDPEKVRPYFIKLRKLKEMLEKDYGIKLPHLSMGMSNDFEVAVEEGATILRIGSALFS from the coding sequence GTGGTTTGCCAAAACGTTCAAAGGATAGAAGAGCGAATCCTTCAAGCTTGCCAAAGGTCCGGAAGAAGCAGAGAGGAAATAATCCTTCTTGGAGCATCCAAGTATGCAGACGCAGAAAAGATAAGACAGGCTTATCAATGTGGTGTTAAGGTCTTTGGAGAAAGCAGGGCACAGGACTTTTTAAAGAAACTGGAACTTCTAAAAGACTTACCCATAGATTGGCACTTCATAGGCAGACTTCAAACAAACAAAGTCAAATACATCATAGACAAAGTTTCCCTTATCCATTCGGTGGATAGACCTAACCTTGCGGAGGAAATAAACAAGAGGGCAGAAAAAATACAAAAGGTCCAAGACGTGCTTATAGAAGTTAATGTGGGTGGTGAGGAAACAAAGGGTGGAGTAAGCCCAGAAGAGCTAAAAAATCTCTTTGAATACTGTCTAAACCTAAAAAACATAAGGGTTTTGGGACTTATGGCCATACCACCTTACGAAGAAGACCCAGAAAAGGTAAGACCTTACTTTATAAAGCTGAGAAAGCTTAAGGAGATGTTGGAAAAAGACTACGGGATTAAACTTCCACACCTTTCCATGGGTATGTCAAATGATTTTGAAGTAGCTGTAGAAGAGGGAGCTACCATTTTAAGGATTGGCTCTGCCCTGTTTTCTTAG
- the queC gene encoding 7-cyano-7-deazaguanine synthase QueC — MKSIIVLLSGGIDSAVLLWLSKREYERVLALSFDYGQKHKVELKYAKELAKIAGVEHIIVELPSLKGIKGSALLEGGPEVPSEEYHKDTPPITTVPMRNLIFLAIAGAYADAYEIDTIGIAVHSLDSPYPDCRPEFISAAESALTCGSTLSAKRKVRLKVYAPFLGMTKRDIVSLGVSLGVPFEKTYSCYRGTEPPCGECATCRQREEALKSILL, encoded by the coding sequence ATGAAAAGCATAATAGTCCTACTCTCTGGTGGAATAGACAGCGCAGTTTTACTCTGGCTTTCAAAAAGGGAATACGAAAGGGTTTTGGCCCTTTCCTTCGATTATGGACAAAAACACAAAGTTGAGCTAAAGTATGCAAAAGAGCTTGCAAAAATAGCAGGGGTAGAACACATAATAGTGGAATTGCCCTCCCTTAAAGGGATAAAAGGCTCAGCCCTTTTGGAAGGTGGTCCGGAGGTTCCCTCCGAAGAATACCACAAGGACACTCCACCCATAACCACCGTCCCTATGAGAAACTTGATCTTTTTAGCCATAGCGGGAGCTTATGCAGATGCTTACGAGATTGACACCATAGGCATTGCGGTTCATTCTTTGGACTCTCCCTATCCAGACTGTAGGCCAGAGTTTATAAGTGCTGCAGAGAGTGCATTGACCTGTGGTTCCACTTTAAGCGCAAAAAGGAAGGTAAGGCTTAAAGTTTATGCACCCTTTTTGGGTATGACAAAAAGGGATATTGTCAGTTTGGGTGTGTCCTTGGGCGTTCCCTTTGAGAAGACTTATTCCTGCTACAGGGGAACTGAGCCTCCCTGCGGAGAGTGTGCTACCTGCAGGCAAAGAGAAGAAGCTCTAAAAAGCATTCTGTTATAA
- the purL gene encoding phosphoribosylformylglycinamidine synthase subunit PurL, translated as MVEAYELHGLSKEEYERIVERLGRKPNHLELGVLGALWSEHCSYKSSKRLLKLFPTQGEHVIQGPGENAGVVKLDDQVWLAFKIESHNHPSFIEPFNGSATGVGGIIRDILSMGARPIALMDSLRFGFPLDAKTRYIVKGVVKGISHYGNSIGVPTVGGETFFEECYKTNPLVNAFCLGIIPAGRMLRARGTKPGQLLFLIGSSTGRDGIHGAVMASGEFGEDTESKRPNVQVGDPYFGKKLIEAIMRIVEEGLIVGMQDLGAAGLAGASSELASKSKMGVELYLEKVPLREQGMTPYEILLSESQERMLLVVEEEKVERLRELAKEFHLEGEVVGRLTEDGIFRAYFNGELVAELPVSLITEEAPIYQRPSREPDYIKDLRAFNEDELKEADLRDALYKLLSSPNVCSKEWIYSQYDYQVGTNTVLVPGADSAILRVKWVVYPELKSEKLIALSCEGNGRMVFLNPYEGGKYIIAEVLRNLACVGAKPLGITDCLNFGNPERPEIMWQLEKAVSGMADACKYFGVPVVSGNVSLYNETVESKEIRNVYPTPIVVAVGYIEGKTFVSHRFEKAGSLIFLIGDLRRKLSLGGSEYLKVVHGLVAGDVPAVDLRKEKALQEVLIKLIEEHVVLSAHDVSTGGLLIALLECAFGTGLGLELNIYTEERLDRFFFSESPTRVIVSVEKGKEELLKNAVEEAGLDWMLLGKVKEEPELSIKIYEELILKEKVEDLERVWREYLTNTL; from the coding sequence GTGGTTGAAGCATACGAACTTCACGGACTTTCTAAAGAAGAATATGAGAGGATAGTTGAAAGGCTCGGTAGAAAGCCCAATCACTTAGAGCTCGGCGTTTTGGGAGCTCTTTGGTCAGAACACTGCTCTTACAAGTCTTCAAAGAGACTTTTAAAACTCTTTCCTACGCAAGGGGAGCATGTTATTCAAGGACCGGGAGAAAACGCAGGTGTGGTTAAGCTTGACGATCAGGTCTGGCTTGCCTTTAAGATAGAAAGCCACAACCATCCCTCTTTTATAGAGCCTTTCAACGGTTCCGCAACAGGTGTGGGAGGAATAATAAGGGACATTCTTTCAATGGGTGCCCGTCCTATTGCTTTGATGGACTCTTTGCGCTTTGGTTTTCCGTTGGACGCAAAGACAAGGTATATAGTCAAAGGAGTGGTAAAAGGCATTTCTCATTATGGGAACTCCATAGGTGTTCCCACGGTGGGTGGGGAAACCTTTTTTGAAGAGTGTTATAAAACGAACCCGCTTGTGAATGCCTTCTGTCTTGGAATTATACCTGCGGGCAGAATGCTTAGGGCAAGAGGCACAAAGCCAGGCCAACTGCTTTTTCTTATAGGCTCTTCTACAGGTAGAGACGGCATTCACGGAGCGGTTATGGCTTCAGGTGAGTTTGGAGAGGACACGGAAAGCAAAAGACCAAACGTCCAAGTAGGAGACCCATACTTTGGAAAAAAGCTGATAGAGGCAATAATGAGGATAGTAGAGGAGGGTCTTATTGTTGGTATGCAGGACTTAGGCGCTGCTGGTTTGGCAGGTGCATCTTCAGAGCTTGCCAGCAAGTCCAAAATGGGTGTAGAGCTATATCTGGAAAAGGTCCCCCTCAGAGAGCAAGGTATGACACCTTACGAAATACTCCTTTCAGAAAGTCAGGAGAGAATGCTTTTGGTGGTAGAAGAAGAAAAGGTGGAAAGGCTTAGAGAGTTAGCCAAAGAGTTTCACTTAGAAGGGGAGGTGGTGGGAAGATTGACAGAAGATGGCATTTTTAGAGCTTACTTTAATGGAGAGCTTGTAGCGGAACTTCCGGTAAGCTTGATAACCGAAGAGGCACCCATCTATCAAAGGCCAAGCAGGGAACCGGATTACATAAAGGACTTGAGAGCTTTCAACGAGGATGAGCTAAAGGAAGCAGACTTAAGGGATGCCCTTTACAAGCTTTTGTCTTCTCCCAACGTGTGCTCAAAGGAGTGGATATACAGTCAGTATGATTATCAGGTGGGAACCAATACAGTCTTGGTGCCTGGGGCAGACAGTGCCATTTTAAGGGTCAAGTGGGTAGTCTATCCTGAGCTAAAAAGTGAAAAACTTATAGCTTTGAGCTGTGAAGGAAACGGTAGGATGGTCTTTCTGAACCCTTACGAAGGGGGTAAATACATAATTGCGGAAGTTCTCAGAAACCTTGCCTGCGTTGGCGCAAAACCCTTAGGAATAACTGACTGCTTAAACTTTGGAAATCCAGAAAGACCGGAAATTATGTGGCAGTTGGAAAAGGCAGTAAGCGGAATGGCTGACGCTTGTAAGTATTTTGGTGTGCCAGTAGTTAGCGGAAATGTATCTCTCTATAACGAAACTGTAGAAAGTAAAGAGATAAGAAACGTATATCCCACACCTATAGTGGTTGCGGTAGGCTACATTGAAGGAAAGACTTTTGTATCCCACAGGTTTGAAAAGGCAGGCAGTTTGATCTTTTTGATAGGAGACCTAAGAAGAAAGCTCAGCTTGGGTGGAAGCGAATACCTGAAGGTGGTTCATGGATTGGTCGCAGGGGATGTGCCAGCGGTGGATCTAAGGAAAGAAAAAGCTTTGCAAGAAGTGCTTATAAAACTCATAGAGGAACATGTTGTCCTTTCTGCCCACGACGTATCCACAGGAGGACTTTTGATAGCTCTGCTAGAATGCGCCTTTGGAACTGGGCTTGGCCTTGAGCTTAATATATACACAGAGGAAAGGCTTGATAGATTTTTCTTTTCAGAAAGCCCAACGAGGGTCATAGTAAGCGTAGAAAAGGGCAAAGAAGAACTCTTAAAGAACGCTGTAGAAGAGGCTGGCTTAGACTGGATGCTTTTGGGAAAGGTAAAGGAAGAACCAGAGCTTTCTATAAAGATCTATGAAGAGCTAATCTTAAAGGAAAAGGTCGAGGACTTAGAAAGGGTATGGAGAGAATACTTAACCAACACGCTTTGA
- the lspA gene encoding signal peptidase II: MERILNQHALIYLAFLSTVFLLDLFTKHLAESFIKEDIQVLPFLKLVLVYNKGVAFGLLSDVPDWLRIPILLGVPPIVIVFTFFYTVKSRDWLVSLSMGAIGGGALGNFYDRLILGEVRDFIYLSYGKFSYPAFNLADAMVSTGLVLFLLREVFRKKE; encoded by the coding sequence ATGGAGAGAATACTTAACCAACACGCTTTGATATACTTGGCTTTTCTTTCTACTGTTTTCCTTTTGGACCTATTTACGAAACATTTGGCTGAATCGTTTATAAAGGAAGATATTCAAGTTCTGCCATTTCTAAAGCTGGTGCTTGTTTATAACAAGGGTGTTGCCTTTGGACTGCTTTCTGACGTTCCAGATTGGTTAAGGATACCAATATTGCTCGGGGTACCACCCATTGTGATAGTTTTTACTTTTTTCTACACAGTCAAGAGTAGAGATTGGCTTGTATCTTTGTCTATGGGTGCCATAGGTGGTGGTGCGCTTGGAAACTTTTACGACAGACTAATCCTTGGCGAGGTTAGAGATTTTATATACCTCTCTTACGGAAAGTTTTCTTATCCAGCCTTCAACTTAGCGGATGCTATGGTATCAACAGGATTGGTTCTGTTTTTGCTAAGGGAGGTGTTCAGGAAGAAGGAATGA